A stretch of Geomonas oryzisoli DNA encodes these proteins:
- a CDS encoding CAAX prenyl protease-related protein: MLPRVLPFAVFMGFIALEEGLRTDVVKPWLSLPDTALNTLYPLKAGATALLLLFFWNRYRELRLRDLNDLKATTLSLCVGAATFLLWIKLPVTLPMVGAPAGFDPALFSEGGPRLLMTAARVAGAVLVVPVMEELFWRSFLLRYLIQADFESVPIGRFNWGAFTATTVLFALEHHFFLAGLAAGAAYNILLYRTRSIAHCVLAHAVTNMALACYVLGTGRWYFW; this comes from the coding sequence ATGCTGCCACGTGTCCTCCCCTTCGCCGTTTTTATGGGGTTCATCGCCCTTGAAGAAGGGTTACGCACTGACGTCGTGAAACCATGGCTGTCACTGCCGGACACGGCCCTGAACACGCTGTACCCGCTCAAGGCCGGCGCAACCGCGCTGCTGCTCCTTTTTTTCTGGAACAGATACCGGGAACTGCGCCTGCGGGATCTCAATGACCTCAAGGCCACCACGCTTTCCCTTTGCGTCGGAGCGGCAACCTTCTTGCTCTGGATCAAACTCCCGGTGACCTTGCCGATGGTGGGCGCCCCGGCCGGGTTCGACCCGGCCCTGTTCTCCGAGGGCGGACCGCGCCTGCTGATGACGGCGGCCAGGGTCGCGGGCGCGGTATTGGTGGTCCCGGTCATGGAGGAGTTGTTCTGGCGCTCGTTCCTGCTGCGCTACCTGATCCAGGCGGATTTCGAGTCGGTCCCCATCGGCCGTTTCAACTGGGGAGCCTTCACCGCGACCACTGTTTTGTTTGCCCTTGAACATCACTTTTTCCTGGCAGGCCTGGCAGCCGGGGCGGCCTACAACATCCTCCTGTACCGGACCCGCAGCATCGCCCACTGCGTGCTTGCCCATGCCGTCACCAACATGGCCCTCGCCTGCTACGTCCTTGGCACCGGCAGGTGGTATTTCTGGTAG
- a CDS encoding PEP-CTERM sorting domain-containing protein — translation MRTIRQVTTVIAALGLFIGAAVANASVVDLTTSPSSGSIGVVNFSTNDQHPTGTGYINPFLRIQKEGTESGYNTDAQKPPLDDKASIYTHSLLLSNLVATDGYYKFLLDINQTDHNPLLDLTDVKLFVGGTGDSSKPNFTDLGEQIWGFSSGDVVHMNYDLNPGSGWGDIYMYVPTSLFTGKSGYFTLYSEFEGANDGFEEWAAMTSNPPPVPEPGTFLLLGTGFLGLAVFSKRRRNNAA, via the coding sequence ATGAGAACGATCAGGCAGGTAACGACGGTTATTGCGGCATTGGGATTGTTCATAGGTGCTGCGGTAGCAAACGCCTCAGTTGTTGATCTGACCACTTCCCCGTCCAGCGGTAGCATAGGGGTCGTGAACTTCTCAACCAACGATCAACATCCGACAGGCACCGGATACATCAACCCATTTCTGAGAATCCAGAAGGAAGGTACGGAAAGCGGCTACAACACCGACGCGCAAAAACCGCCACTCGATGACAAAGCAAGCATTTACACCCACTCCCTGCTGCTGTCGAACTTGGTCGCCACCGATGGCTACTACAAGTTTCTTTTGGACATCAACCAGACCGACCACAACCCGTTGCTCGATCTGACCGATGTGAAACTGTTTGTGGGCGGTACCGGGGATTCCAGCAAGCCGAACTTCACCGACCTCGGCGAGCAGATATGGGGCTTCTCCAGCGGCGATGTTGTCCACATGAACTATGACTTGAATCCTGGCAGCGGATGGGGTGACATCTACATGTATGTCCCCACCAGCCTCTTCACCGGCAAGAGCGGGTATTTCACCCTTTACTCCGAGTTCGAGGGCGCTAACGACGGTTTCGAAGAGTGGGCTGCCATGACCAGTAACCCTCCGCCGGTACCCGAACCCGGCACCTTCCTGCTGCTCGGCACGGGCTTCCTCGGCCTGGCCGTCTTCAGCAAACGCCGCAGAAACAACGCGGCATAA
- a CDS encoding GSU3473 family protein, producing MLESLIEAGVVARFLRSSGWVIVGVDPIRSSRVKKSYAGPERRHPGSAAA from the coding sequence ATGCTGGAAAGCCTCATCGAGGCCGGTGTCGTCGCCAGGTTCCTGCGCTCGTCCGGCTGGGTCATCGTGGGAGTCGACCCGATCCGATCGTCGAGAGTAAAGAAGAGCTATGCAGGTCCCGAACGAAGGCATCCCGGCAGCGCGGCGGCCTGA
- a CDS encoding flagellin, which yields MTVSDISLTAGMRTNLLYLQNTSQLLNRTQQRLSSGKQVNSALDNPTNYFAAQNANQRASDLSDRKDGMSEAVQTVTATNAGITAITGLINAAKGVAQSALSTSDTTVQSKLANQYNTIRSQIDNLSSDSGYRGLNLLSDINTLTVNFNEDATSTLDVVGFLANSNGLSLTAASGNWQTVSDITTDTAKMDTAISTLRVNTQALAANLNIITTRQSFTDQMINTLQTGADNLTLADMNEEGANMLMLQTRQSLGTTSLSLSSAAAQAILRLF from the coding sequence ATGACAGTAAGTGATATCTCTTTGACCGCCGGGATGAGGACCAACCTTTTGTACCTGCAGAACACCAGCCAGTTGCTGAACCGGACCCAGCAGCGGCTGTCGTCGGGCAAGCAGGTCAACAGCGCGCTGGACAACCCGACCAACTATTTCGCCGCCCAAAACGCCAACCAGCGCGCCAGCGACCTCTCCGATCGCAAGGACGGCATGTCCGAAGCGGTGCAGACGGTAACGGCGACCAACGCAGGCATCACCGCCATCACCGGCTTGATCAACGCAGCCAAAGGTGTTGCCCAATCCGCCCTCTCCACCAGCGACACAACGGTCCAGTCGAAGCTCGCCAACCAGTACAACACGATCCGCAGCCAGATCGACAACCTTTCCTCCGATTCGGGCTATCGCGGTCTCAACCTGTTGAGCGACATCAACACCCTCACGGTCAACTTCAACGAGGACGCCACCTCCACCCTCGACGTGGTAGGTTTCCTGGCGAACTCCAACGGCCTTAGCCTCACCGCGGCCAGCGGCAACTGGCAGACCGTTTCGGACATCACCACGGATACCGCCAAGATGGATACCGCCATCTCGACCCTCAGGGTGAACACCCAGGCGCTGGCCGCCAACCTCAACATCATCACCACGCGCCAAAGCTTCACGGACCAGATGATCAACACCCTGCAGACCGGCGCCGACAACCTGACCCTCGCCGACATGAACGAAGAGGGCGCCAACATGCTCATGCTGCAGACCCGCCAGTCGCTGGGCACCACCTCCTTGAGCCTCTCCTCCGCCGCGGCCCAGGCCATCCTCAGGCTGTTCTAG
- a CDS encoding M1 family metallopeptidase, whose product MKLVAVLSSLFSVLIVAALPLFAVASGAPAVASQEIAVTIDPPRHEITGDTRIVFAPGTRSVRLRLAKTARIESVRCGGRDLPFTFRSGAIDMELPQGENSVAISFRAGFNDQVSRHPAAGEDPSYGVNAAIGSEGTFLGGGALWYPLPEQVPARRKIAVTAPAGIEAVTFGARLSRETSGGTTRSVWQEERPVGGLSLCAGPYLVEERKAAGITLYSYFYRDNAGLAPRYLDAAARYLALYQELFGPYPFEKFAIVENFFPTGYGFPSFTLLGGSVIRLPFIVDTSLPHEIAHSWWGNGIDVDLSEGNWCEGLVTYLADYLLKERRSQSEAVEYRRQLLIDYASLVTPENDFPLSAFVSRNDPASRAIGYGKAAMVFHMIRSRIGDQAFFGALKDVVRQRMYRAASWSDLLNAFTRASGKDLSDIRSLIERTGGARLSLGDARSRRQEAGWQVTGTVRQSPPYFAQDVPLRLETSAGARTRLVAVAARDAAGFELAAPGEPQRLLLDPDAEIFRILAPGEIPATVNSIKGSGNLIGVITRNCRADQGSFRAFLASLSQGKAGIVDEAALRPEQAAAHDLLFCGIPGDLSLLPPGAEPPAGEAAPADSLRFTVLQRRTPAGGVFALFEPGSQAAAAQYGPKVTHYGKYGDLFFSGGANRRKATAAPADAGVVSRFPQ is encoded by the coding sequence GTGAAGCTGGTTGCCGTTTTGTCATCGCTTTTTTCCGTACTGATCGTTGCGGCGCTCCCCCTTTTCGCCGTGGCCTCGGGGGCTCCCGCCGTGGCAAGCCAGGAGATCGCGGTAACCATCGATCCCCCGCGGCACGAGATCACCGGTGACACCCGCATCGTCTTCGCCCCCGGTACCCGGTCGGTCCGTCTGAGGCTTGCCAAAACCGCCCGGATCGAGTCCGTGCGCTGCGGCGGGCGCGACCTTCCCTTCACCTTCCGCTCCGGTGCCATCGACATGGAGCTCCCGCAAGGCGAAAACAGCGTGGCGATCTCATTCCGGGCCGGCTTCAACGACCAGGTGTCGCGGCATCCCGCGGCCGGCGAGGATCCAAGCTACGGCGTCAACGCCGCCATTGGCAGCGAGGGTACCTTCCTCGGCGGGGGCGCCTTGTGGTACCCGCTTCCGGAGCAGGTCCCCGCCCGCCGCAAAATCGCCGTCACGGCGCCGGCCGGCATCGAAGCGGTCACCTTCGGCGCCCGGCTTTCCCGGGAGACCTCCGGTGGCACCACCCGTTCCGTGTGGCAGGAGGAACGCCCGGTCGGCGGGCTGTCGCTGTGCGCCGGCCCCTATCTGGTCGAGGAGCGCAAGGCTGCGGGGATCACGCTCTACAGCTACTTCTACCGGGACAACGCCGGGCTCGCGCCGCGCTACCTGGATGCGGCGGCCAGGTACCTCGCCCTGTACCAGGAGCTCTTCGGCCCGTACCCCTTCGAGAAGTTCGCCATCGTCGAGAACTTCTTCCCCACCGGTTACGGGTTCCCCTCCTTCACCCTGCTGGGCGGCTCCGTCATCAGGCTCCCCTTCATCGTGGACACCAGTCTGCCGCACGAGATCGCCCACTCCTGGTGGGGCAACGGCATCGATGTCGACCTGTCGGAAGGGAACTGGTGCGAGGGGCTGGTGACCTATCTGGCCGACTACCTGCTCAAGGAGCGCCGCTCGCAGTCCGAGGCGGTGGAATACCGCAGGCAGCTCCTCATCGACTACGCCTCCCTGGTCACCCCTGAAAACGATTTTCCGCTCTCCGCCTTCGTGAGCCGCAACGATCCCGCCTCCCGGGCCATCGGCTACGGCAAGGCCGCCATGGTGTTCCACATGATCCGCTCCCGGATCGGCGACCAGGCCTTCTTCGGCGCCCTAAAGGACGTGGTGCGGCAGCGGATGTACCGCGCCGCCTCATGGAGCGACCTCCTGAATGCCTTCACCCGGGCCTCCGGCAAGGACCTTTCCGATATCAGGTCCCTCATCGAGCGCACCGGGGGAGCGAGACTTTCCCTGGGCGACGCGCGGAGCCGGCGCCAGGAAGCCGGATGGCAGGTGACCGGAACGGTGCGACAGTCCCCGCCCTACTTCGCGCAGGACGTCCCGCTGCGGCTGGAAACCTCGGCGGGGGCGCGCACCCGGCTGGTGGCGGTTGCGGCACGGGATGCCGCCGGCTTCGAGCTCGCCGCCCCCGGGGAGCCGCAGCGCCTGCTGCTCGACCCGGATGCGGAGATCTTCCGCATCCTCGCCCCGGGGGAGATACCGGCCACCGTGAACAGCATCAAGGGCTCAGGCAACCTGATCGGGGTCATCACCCGGAACTGCCGGGCCGACCAGGGGAGCTTCAGGGCCTTTCTCGCCTCGCTCTCCCAAGGCAAGGCGGGCATCGTCGACGAGGCGGCGCTGCGACCCGAGCAGGCCGCGGCGCACGACCTGCTTTTTTGCGGCATTCCCGGTGACCTGTCACTGCTGCCTCCCGGCGCGGAGCCCCCGGCGGGGGAGGCGGCACCAGCGGACTCGCTGCGCTTCACGGTACTGCAGCGCAGGACGCCTGCCGGCGGAGTGTTTGCGCTGTTCGAACCGGGGTCGCAGGCCGCCGCCGCCCAGTACGGCCCCAAGGTGACCCACTACGGCAAATACGGCGACCTCTTCTTCTCCGGCGGCGCCAACCGACGCAAGGCGACCGCAGCCCCCGCCGACGCTGGGGTGGTGTCGCGCTTTCCCCAATAG
- a CDS encoding ChaN family lipoprotein — protein sequence MTMPKTFALFFAVLSILTLPCHARAGQSITRVSDRQAVPLQEVVAKAEAADLVLIGEVHDEARHHDLQLEVIRELKARKLPLAIGVEVMQSDYQKELDAFVAGTMSEAEFRPIFARNWSYDWRLYRDIFMFARENRIPIIGLNVPKELVIKVSRGGYASLTPEERKNLPEGTTCDLNNPHTEFLKQSFGEIFKHNAKGRVFQYFCEAQTLRNSGMATNVARYRKKAPKTKIVVLSGVWHAVKNAIPEQLARQGAKLSTLVLMPEIREFSDGKASPDFVDYLASFPSR from the coding sequence ATGACCATGCCCAAGACCTTCGCCCTGTTCTTCGCCGTACTGTCCATCCTGACGCTCCCTTGCCACGCCCGCGCCGGTCAGTCGATCACCCGCGTCAGCGACCGGCAGGCGGTCCCCCTGCAGGAAGTTGTCGCCAAGGCCGAGGCAGCCGACCTGGTGCTGATCGGCGAGGTGCACGACGAGGCGCGGCACCACGACCTGCAGCTGGAGGTGATCCGGGAGCTCAAAGCGCGCAAGCTGCCGCTGGCCATCGGGGTGGAGGTGATGCAGTCGGACTACCAGAAGGAGCTGGACGCCTTCGTCGCGGGAACCATGTCCGAGGCGGAGTTCCGCCCCATCTTCGCCAGGAACTGGTCCTACGACTGGCGCCTTTACCGTGACATCTTCATGTTCGCCCGGGAAAACAGGATCCCCATCATCGGCCTGAACGTCCCCAAGGAGCTGGTGATCAAGGTTTCGCGCGGCGGCTACGCCTCGCTCACCCCGGAGGAGCGCAAAAACCTCCCAGAGGGGACGACCTGCGACCTGAACAACCCGCACACGGAATTTCTCAAACAATCCTTCGGCGAGATCTTCAAGCACAACGCCAAGGGGCGGGTGTTCCAGTACTTCTGCGAGGCCCAGACCCTGCGCAACTCCGGCATGGCGACCAACGTGGCCCGCTACCGCAAAAAGGCGCCCAAGACCAAGATCGTGGTGCTCAGCGGGGTCTGGCACGCGGTGAAGAACGCAATCCCGGAGCAGCTCGCACGCCAGGGGGCGAAGCTCTCCACCCTGGTGCTCATGCCCGAGATCAGGGAGTTCAGCGACGGCAAGGCCTCTCCCGATTTCGTCGACTACCTGGCCAGCTTCCCCTCACGTTGA
- a CDS encoding porin has product MATCLLLLCCSLALAADEAVYHTPLAGEAKRVTFMGQQVDIPAVDRADMTSITVGASLLAPAQGQSPIIPVAALYHRRITERGYARAMVAVFVNELDYLRDLGGWDLVAQFENDTLPVAGRELRNGEEIRGTALYHGVLLGSLGVGWRRPVYPFQVDNDLRVQMVARGGYFYAHRETDSAPGLWVPPNTPLYGARLRCRYDGLRRNLLELPHEGVAAGFDVDHLHRDSWSGETGVAGTGDLDYTQVEGYLVAAAGVPGLSERNRLLFSLYAGATAQGRGDRFNAFRLNGAPFPSEQYDLAWPHYSGVIYDRVLARGYATASAGYRRELTFFLYLSTLGSYIWADRSSAVGNNRVDFDEMHGAAATVALDSAFVWDSSLYLAWSWESGVMRNGRSGNGVTLMWNKLF; this is encoded by the coding sequence ATGGCGACATGCCTGCTCCTGCTCTGTTGCTCGCTCGCACTGGCGGCCGACGAAGCGGTGTATCACACCCCGCTTGCCGGCGAGGCGAAGCGGGTGACCTTCATGGGACAGCAGGTCGACATCCCTGCCGTGGACCGCGCCGACATGACCTCGATCACGGTGGGCGCCTCGTTGCTGGCGCCGGCCCAGGGGCAGAGCCCGATCATCCCGGTGGCCGCCCTCTACCATCGGCGCATCACCGAGCGCGGCTACGCCCGGGCCATGGTGGCGGTGTTCGTCAACGAGCTCGATTACCTGCGGGACCTCGGGGGATGGGACCTGGTGGCCCAGTTCGAGAACGACACGCTGCCGGTGGCGGGACGGGAACTGCGCAACGGCGAAGAGATCCGCGGCACCGCCCTCTATCACGGCGTCCTGCTCGGGTCCCTCGGCGTCGGCTGGCGCCGGCCGGTCTATCCCTTCCAGGTCGACAACGATCTCAGGGTGCAGATGGTGGCGCGCGGGGGATATTTCTACGCCCACCGTGAGACGGACAGCGCTCCCGGCCTCTGGGTCCCCCCCAACACCCCCCTTTACGGCGCGCGGCTGCGTTGCCGCTACGACGGCTTGCGCCGCAACCTCCTGGAGCTGCCGCATGAGGGGGTGGCCGCAGGGTTCGACGTCGATCACCTGCACCGGGACAGCTGGAGCGGCGAGACCGGGGTTGCCGGCACGGGAGACCTCGATTACACCCAGGTGGAGGGGTACCTGGTCGCGGCAGCGGGGGTGCCGGGGCTCTCCGAGCGCAACCGGCTCCTGTTCAGCCTTTACGCCGGGGCCACGGCACAGGGGAGGGGGGACCGCTTCAACGCCTTCCGCCTGAACGGCGCACCATTCCCGAGTGAGCAGTACGACCTCGCCTGGCCGCACTATTCCGGGGTGATCTACGACCGGGTGCTGGCGCGCGGCTATGCCACCGCCAGCGCGGGTTACCGTCGCGAGCTCACCTTCTTTCTCTACCTGAGCACGCTCGGCTCCTACATCTGGGCGGACCGCTCCAGCGCGGTCGGCAACAACCGGGTCGACTTCGACGAGATGCACGGCGCGGCCGCCACCGTCGCCCTGGACAGCGCCTTTGTCTGGGATTCGTCGCTCTACCTGGCCTGGAGCTGGGAGTCGGGGGTGATGCGCAACGGCCGTTCGGGCAACGGCGTCACGCTGATGTGGAACAAGCTGTTCTGA
- the lexA gene encoding transcriptional repressor LexA → MEQLTSRQQQVLEIVAEHIEDYGYPPTLREIGAKLGVSGTLGVLKHLEALEKKGYLRRQEGSTRGITLNRQGQGASLPIVGTVRAGALHPAIEDIEGHFTIDRSQLDKGGTFFLRVKGDSMIHAHIKEGDLALVRPQPDAHNRDIVVAMVAGEATLKRFYREANRIRLQPENPNYAPIFVQEGDGEVSIVGKVVGIYRQME, encoded by the coding sequence ATGGAGCAACTGACGTCACGGCAGCAGCAGGTGCTGGAGATCGTTGCCGAGCACATCGAAGACTACGGCTACCCCCCCACCCTGCGCGAGATAGGGGCGAAGCTCGGTGTGAGCGGAACGCTTGGGGTCCTGAAACACCTGGAAGCGCTGGAGAAGAAGGGGTACCTGCGCCGCCAGGAGGGGAGCACCCGGGGGATCACCCTGAACCGGCAGGGTCAGGGAGCGAGTCTGCCCATCGTGGGGACGGTCCGGGCCGGGGCGCTGCACCCGGCCATCGAGGACATCGAGGGGCACTTCACCATCGACCGCTCCCAGCTGGACAAGGGGGGGACCTTCTTCCTGCGCGTGAAGGGGGATTCCATGATCCACGCCCACATCAAGGAGGGAGACCTCGCGCTGGTGCGCCCGCAACCGGACGCGCACAACAGGGACATAGTGGTCGCCATGGTGGCCGGAGAGGCAACCCTGAAGAGGTTTTACCGCGAGGCGAACCGGATCCGCCTGCAGCCCGAGAATCCCAACTACGCACCCATCTTCGTACAGGAGGGTGACGGCGAGGTGTCCATCGTCGGGAAAGTTGTTGGCATCTACCGGCAGATGGAGTAA
- the dinB gene encoding DNA polymerase IV: protein MAEQRIILHIDMNAFFASVEQQSNPALQGKPVAVIGAAKRTIVTTCSYEARAFGVKTGMNSWEARQKCPELIFVVGNNKKYSYTSKQIIGIMREYTPLVEVFSIDEAFLDVTGSLSLFGTPEAIAGMIKERIRERFGLTCSVGIAPNKLLAKLASDMQKPDGLTVIAPERVAQVMERLPIQQLCGIGAKTQQQLAAFGIRTCGELARFPVDILKKKFGVTGERLHYMGLGVDDAPVVPEEEAEEVKSVGHSTTLDADLCQRSEILAVLLQLSEMVGRRARKYRVTGKTVTLTVRYPDFTTFSRQMSRSAPTNNSDEIYRDAVQLLDQLELAQPVRLLGVRITNLTHQAEQLPLFESERKKALVASAMDRVNNRFGDFSVTFGTLLGKECGAKVISPAWKPEGVRNVDAE from the coding sequence TTGGCAGAGCAGCGCATCATCCTGCACATCGACATGAACGCCTTCTTCGCCTCGGTGGAGCAGCAGTCGAACCCCGCCCTGCAGGGGAAACCGGTTGCCGTCATCGGCGCGGCCAAGCGCACCATCGTCACCACCTGCTCCTACGAGGCGCGCGCCTTCGGGGTCAAGACCGGGATGAACAGCTGGGAGGCGCGCCAGAAGTGCCCGGAACTGATCTTCGTGGTCGGCAACAACAAGAAGTACAGCTACACCTCGAAGCAGATCATCGGCATCATGCGCGAGTACACCCCGCTCGTGGAGGTCTTCTCCATCGACGAGGCGTTCCTGGACGTGACCGGGAGCCTGAGCCTCTTCGGCACCCCGGAAGCGATCGCCGGGATGATCAAGGAGCGCATCCGGGAGCGTTTCGGGCTCACCTGTTCGGTAGGGATCGCGCCCAACAAGCTCCTGGCCAAGCTCGCTTCGGACATGCAGAAGCCCGACGGGCTCACGGTGATCGCACCGGAGCGGGTGGCCCAGGTCATGGAGCGGCTGCCGATCCAGCAGCTGTGCGGCATCGGCGCCAAGACCCAGCAGCAGCTGGCGGCGTTCGGCATCAGGACCTGCGGCGAGCTGGCGAGGTTCCCGGTCGACATCCTGAAGAAGAAATTCGGAGTTACCGGGGAGCGGCTGCACTACATGGGGCTGGGTGTGGACGACGCGCCGGTGGTCCCCGAGGAGGAGGCCGAGGAGGTGAAGAGTGTTGGTCACAGCACCACGCTGGACGCCGACCTGTGCCAGCGCTCGGAGATACTGGCGGTGCTGCTGCAGCTCTCCGAGATGGTGGGGAGACGGGCCCGGAAATACCGCGTCACCGGCAAGACCGTGACCCTGACCGTCCGCTACCCGGATTTCACCACCTTCTCCCGCCAGATGAGCCGATCGGCCCCCACCAACAACAGTGACGAGATCTACCGGGACGCGGTACAGCTGCTGGACCAGCTGGAGCTTGCTCAGCCGGTCCGCCTGCTCGGCGTGCGCATCACCAACCTCACCCACCAGGCCGAGCAGCTGCCGCTGTTTGAGAGCGAACGAAAAAAGGCGCTCGTGGCGAGCGCCATGGATCGTGTCAACAACAGGTTCGGGGATTTTTCGGTCACCTTCGGCACCCTGCTCGGCAAGGAATGCGGCGCCAAGGTCATTTCGCCGGCCTGGAAGCCGGAGGGGGTTCGCAACGTAGACGCGGAGTGA
- a CDS encoding glycosyltransferase family 4 protein — MGSDINVVFMGKFGYPSGMASTKRIQHFLDYLNLNSASTRVLQLRPTGEVPDEDLEGSYQGTPYRRIGADLKLGFSLLPALFRYHRDGIVALKQWRVPQVRNVLYSYGGVTVENLLFILAAKRMGYFVVFDIVEDSTYIDDKLSLPGKLRWLAGEVLDRFFLGLADGVVVISNYLRKLYGKKVALSVPLCLIPISAKCEAQGVGEREPGPMRIVYAGSFARKDGIEQLLDAFEKVQEKKGNCTLMLCGTGASVKLYQPRIAANPAIQYIGYLENSAFYRFLQGADVLCVTRTGSTYANAGFPFKLGEYLATGNPVIVSDVGDVRRYLSHMEDAIIVEPGNVTAIAGALEYCLDHPETAAKIGRSGADKCRRYFDPAANGRLLLQLIRRL, encoded by the coding sequence ATGGGAAGCGACATCAACGTGGTATTCATGGGGAAATTCGGCTACCCCTCGGGGATGGCATCGACCAAGCGGATCCAGCATTTCCTGGATTATCTGAACCTCAATTCGGCGAGCACCAGGGTGCTGCAGCTAAGGCCCACGGGGGAGGTCCCGGACGAGGACCTGGAAGGGAGCTATCAGGGGACCCCGTACCGGCGCATCGGGGCCGATCTCAAGCTCGGGTTCTCCCTGCTTCCGGCCCTGTTCAGGTATCACAGGGACGGGATCGTCGCCCTGAAGCAGTGGCGGGTCCCGCAGGTGAGAAACGTGCTCTACAGCTACGGCGGGGTGACGGTCGAAAATCTTCTTTTCATCCTGGCGGCGAAGCGCATGGGGTATTTCGTCGTGTTCGACATCGTCGAGGACAGCACCTATATCGACGACAAGCTGAGCCTCCCCGGGAAGCTCAGGTGGCTGGCCGGCGAGGTCCTGGACCGGTTCTTTCTGGGGCTGGCCGACGGCGTGGTGGTCATCTCCAATTACCTGAGAAAGCTCTACGGCAAGAAGGTTGCGCTGTCGGTACCGCTGTGCCTGATCCCGATCTCGGCCAAGTGCGAGGCGCAAGGTGTCGGGGAAAGGGAACCGGGGCCGATGAGGATCGTCTACGCGGGGTCGTTCGCCAGGAAGGACGGCATCGAGCAGCTCCTGGACGCCTTCGAGAAGGTGCAGGAAAAGAAGGGGAACTGCACCCTCATGCTCTGCGGCACCGGGGCGAGCGTCAAGCTCTACCAGCCGCGCATCGCGGCGAACCCCGCGATACAGTACATCGGCTACCTGGAGAACAGTGCCTTCTACCGTTTTTTGCAGGGGGCGGACGTTCTCTGCGTGACCCGGACCGGCTCGACCTACGCCAACGCTGGTTTCCCCTTCAAACTGGGCGAATACCTGGCCACCGGCAACCCGGTGATCGTCTCGGACGTGGGAGACGTGCGCCGCTACCTGAGCCATATGGAGGACGCCATCATCGTCGAGCCCGGCAACGTCACCGCCATCGCCGGTGCCCTCGAGTACTGCCTCGACCACCCGGAAACCGCCGCGAAGATCGGCCGAAGCGGGGCGGACAAGTGCCGGCGCTACTTCGACCCGGCGGCAAACGGGAGGCTGTTGCTGCAGCTGATCCGGAGGCTGTGA